AAGAAGATTGTGTGCTAAATTTGGTCCATTTTGGTCCAGAGGCCTGGGAGAATTTCCCAGACATACATGCATATTCTCCGCTTTCTATAAATACATGAACATATATGTTTATGGCAATGGCTATTTAACCTGAAATAATTTGCCAGGGATGTGTGTGGTTGTTGTTATCATTCTTACCAAAATTCCTGAAAAGTTCTTcagcaatttacttcagatttttacacaatactctaataaatgttcagaCAGATAGAGGTTATATGCTTTTCAAATAtagaatcatatatatatatatatatatatatatatatatatatatatatatatataaagggaatattgttagtaaaaatctcaaaaagttcttgattgATATACTTCAGATTTTAGACACTATTCTAATGAATATTTGGATGGAcacaggctatatatttttaatatgtttgttgaataaacatatgtataatatataaaagggaaacgttcttagcaaaaatctcgaaaacttcttgaccagtttacttcaaatttttataccatactctaataaacatttgagTGGACACAAGCAACGTGTTTTTAATCTACTCATATATATTATAAaagggtgtgtgtgtctgtatgtgtgtgtgtgtgtgtgtgtgtgtgtgtgtgtgtgtgtgtgtgtgtttcacactTCCTCCTAAATTACTGGACCGATTTCGACCAATCCTGGTACACATATCCATTAATGCCAGGCAACAATTGCTGTgaaggtaagaaccacctacccatcatggtttaggagatatgacttcGTAAACAAAgatatgtgtgaaaaactgccacgtcattcatgacatttaaatgtattacttctgtgttactaaCTGTACACATAATAAatttcgctgacagtatccacatatctCGCCAAATGTGTctacacaaatacatcattgtacaACAAAAAGTTCAAGAGATATAAAGTTATAAACACTGATATACatgaaaaaatgctgcatcatacatgaagttttaatacatttgctCTTTACTATTAAGACACTCTTACAGTCACCTTAAAAGTTAAGGAAATTCCTGACACCTTGCAGCGCTATTGACGGCTTTCAAATGCGAAGCACAAATGCCTGTAGGTAGAAGCGATAGCCGTTTGTGGAGCTATGAAGAGGTGTTGCTATAGAGACTTTTGCGAAAATAAGCGGCCCACCAGAGATCGTGTCACCAAAAGTAttcttttggtttcctaaaactgaacaagaaagcgatacaaaaattgaacatgagatggTAGTAAGAATCGAACCAAAGCCAAAGGCTAAGCAGTCTCTTGTGCTAAAAACAATGCTGTGagaaacaactgacactaattttatctggcgggccttttgaatttgcgcacgcaacggGCTAATTGGCTAtcttcaatgataattaactcagaaatggcgcaacgtatcgaatttttttcttaacaatcatttctcagtacaacctgccctccagttcccttacaagcttttcagactatttctcaccATTCTGTATAGACATTTATTCGCATTGATACTGAACTACTATACATTTCGGAAGTATCTATATTTATGTTTTCTCCCTCCTCCTTTGCTCTCTGTATTGTGCGATTGCAATAGCTAAACGTTCCCGCAACATTCCCGGGGAACTTCTTAAAGAGGATTTTGCTTCCTTGTTCGCTGCGTACAATCACATAAGGCTGATTGCGAAGAACTTTCCCTACACCTATATCATTTGTTAAGAAGTATCCTGACACACCTATGTAATGCGGTAATGACCACTAGATGACACAAGAGtcagacccgccagtataaaaggaggcggaagTTCTGAGTTCTCATTAAGTCGCTGTCAGCCCGCCCCTCCCCAGGTGGGGGGGAATCTAAaatcaataaaggaagaaaaaaattgAGTTCTCAGTAGTAAGCAGCAACAGCGGAATGCGCCAGTCAGCAGAACGAGATGACTCCGAATGTGAAttagtagcccgcatctcgtggtcgtgcggtagcgttctcgcttctcacgcccgggttcccgggttcgattcccggcggggtcagggattttctctgcctcgtgatggctgggtgttgtgtgctgtccttaggttagttaggtttaagtagttctaagttctatgggacttatgaccacagcagttgagtcccatagtgctcagagccatttgaaccattttgtgaattaGTCATTggatcaagattttaaacatggctgcagcagcaactgttaaaattcttcacaataaaggatggcagccaaaaacagttgcaggatagaatttttttattaaaattcttgaccaaggtttcggtacatataaacataccttcatcagaagtacatttcctgaatataaagacacattcattagaaaagccatatcaacgaaagtgagaaacagaagcttaaataacggtgaaattgctaaagtaatacaggcacacaatctttagtacttactaaaattacatcatgcactggagaataatgaaacaattgtttcattattctccagtgcatgatgtaattttagtaagtactaaagattgtgtgcctgtattactttagcaatttcaccgttatttaagcttctgtttctcactttcgttgatatggcttttctaatgaatgtgtctttatattcaggaaatgtacttctgatgaaggtatgtttatatgtaccgaaaccttggtcaagaattttaataaaaaaattctatcctgcaactgtttttggctgccatcctttattgtgtagtcattggatgtcacctgagtaacaaatacatcaggcacttttcaccttttctaaagccatCAGGACAGTATGTTGGTGATGTAACTGTGAAGTGGTAATGCGAAGGACCATCCACAACTAAACCAATACCAGATAGGCCTCATGTGCTGACAGATAGGAACCGCCTAGTattgcggaggatggttgtaaaaaggCGCATGAAGCAAAAGGAAACTCACGTGAGATCCGAAATGCTAACAGCAGTTCATCCAGCGCAGTGACAACGCATAGGAAGTTAAGAAGGATGGGGTGTAGTGGTCGAGCAACTCCTCGTAGCCACACATCTCTGTAGTTAGTGCTAAGCTACACTTGGGGTGGTGTAAAGAACGAaactactggacagtggatgactggaaacggctGATCTGGGTGATGAATCGCGCTATACTCAGTGGTAACgcgatggaagggtttggtttgGTGGATTGCAGGAAAATGTTACAGGCTATTATGtaaagtgtcaacagtgaagtaggaGGTATAGTTACGGTATGAAGGTGTGTTACATGTTTACATCGTGGTCCCCTCGGTGCACTCAAGAAAACACTGAGTGCAGAAgtaaatgaacacattttacagcactgtgtactgcatacagtagaagaacagcTTGGAGAAAATGATTCTATCATGACAGTGCGCCCAGTTAAAAAACAGTGTCTGTGAGGTGATGGTTTATGGACCACGTGGCAGTAACGTTTCGAAATggactcaagtgacatccaatgactaattCACATTCGGAGTCATCTCGTTCTGCTAACTGGAGCATTCCGCTGTTGCTGCTTATCTACTGagaactcaattttttttctttctttattgattttcgattccccccCACCTGGGGAGGGGCGGGCTGACAGCGACTTAATGAGAACTCAGAATTCCCGCctcattttatactggcgggtctgaCTCTTGTGACTGCAGTgagccccgacctgaacccaatggaatatcTTTGGGATGAATTAGTAGCTCGACTTTgctccacaaatgttcaaatgtgtgtgaattcctaagggaccaaactgctgaggtcattagtccctagacttacacactacttaaactaacttatgctaagaacaacacttacacacacccatgcccgagggaggactcgaacctccggcgagaggggccgcccaatccgtgacatagcgccttacACCGCGCGGCCACTTAGTGCGGCTTCGCTCCACAATCCAATGTTCAACAGCGCTGCCTTTTCTGGTTTCACCTATTGGGTAATGATGGGCTGCCATCGCTCTACAGATTTTCAGAGACCTCGCTGATAGAATCACCACCAGAGCTCAAACCATCAAAAGGCGATGGGTGGACGCAACCCCCGTTTATGTCCAGTaataggtgtccggttacttttgatcagatagtgtaaggtGCGGGAAGAATGCGGTGCAATACGCTGATGCATAAGAGATTGCAACAAAAGCGCTCGCAGTGTACGGGTCGGCTGGGGATGGTCAGCTGAAACAGGCGCCTCATCGGAACAGAGCAATGGAAACGCCCAGCACTCTAGACGAGGATGCGTCTCTACACCGATGCCATGTATTTTGCATGAGCTACGCTATGGAAAATTCACCTGCAGTGTGAATGCGCCTTGCTGCGCAAGAAGCAGAGCGGCGTCTGCAGCTGTGAGGCAGTCGCCGGCAGACAGCTGGCAGCAGGTGCGGCAGCTGCCGTTGTGTGGGGTGCATTCGCACTCACGCAGCTGCAGCACGGCGCATTCGACGGCGTGACAGCTGTTGCCCACACACCGGCCCAGCACGCCACAGGTGCAGTCGTGCTTCGAAGCGCAAGGGCACTTCGCATCCACCAGCCTCGTCGCCGAGAGGCAATCCTGCCAGAATGCCGAAATCCCAATGGTCAGATTACTCCAGTCGGCCATGATCTACGCTTACATTCGTAAAAATTGTGACTCTCAAAAGAATGAATAGGtcgtgacaatgaaaatttgttcgagGCTGgggctcgaatccggatttcctacTCTGGCAAACAGTAACATTACTAGTAGTCCCAAAGGATACTAGAATACACAGTTAAGTGTAGGTGGACAATGAGCTGTGACGTCACTGTGAACCCTCTCACCACTCCGCACAGCGCTGCAGATTCTGGGCACACAACGTACGCATGTTTAACTCATACACaggtacaatcgcaccaaaaagtattggcacacgagcgtatttatcgttgctggtcacAAACACCGCAACttccggtacacagcacatgtacgttctgcctcacataccagacattacaattctgcccacagtgcctaccattaacaaagaaatgcagtgttaagggcaaacatgtatctcctctgtacacaaaaagtattggcacagaccGTGGCTTGTCGGTATACTGCTGGGTTTTCGGGTACCAgaacgccatctgctgacgcaatagacactgcgtgttgttgacggcccagtcgctggtatgttgctgtattgcgcgatagtggtcagcatggggccgaagaagaagaaacattcagtggcgttgcgtgagagagtggtattgctccattcacaagggagaagctatcgacaaatcggagcagaggcgtctgttagctacaccacggtacgagccatcattcataaatataaagagactggaacaacagtgaataagtgtcgtcctggacgtctaaaagtgcttacaacccgagagcgtccCCGTATCATCacacttgctcggaaggaacctgctacaagtgcagcaactattgctgaggttgttcagGTAACGTCCGACAAGACTGTTAAtgttcaaactatacgaaatggtttgaatgaggctgacatgcatagacattctcccaggaaaaagccatacatatcggaaattaacccgcagaaacgcctgcagttagtcaaggactacatcagcaagccgatggagttttggaatACTTTGATATTTAGCGGCGAATCGAAGTTCAGTGTAATCGGATTTTATTCAAGAAAGAAAGAttggcgcaagccgaatacgcacctcgacatcaaacacatgcatcccacagtcaaacatGGTGAGGGCGGTATCTAGGTCTGGGGCTGTACGGCGGCGTCCGGCGTTAGAAATCTAGCTGTAATACACGGTACAATGGATCATACgagatacatcgacgtgttgcgaggtaatttgcacgctagtgcacagacattgggccttactggggtgttttcatttccagcaagacaacgacccaaaagatacggccatgaaagcccgggagtggttactgtacaatgcccccagaagggttctCACGCCACCTCAaagccctgatttgaaccccacTGAGAACCTCAccttgacacacaagtcagaaaaaggcgtccgtccggtaaaaacgacttggagaaagtgctcctgggGGAATGGTCGAATGttacccctgatatcacccggaatttaatacaaaggattcctaggcgtttacgtgctgttatagacGCTAAAGGGATGCACATtagctattagaaggtgaacatcaatgaagaaaacgaacacactgtccaATTCATACGCGTGTGCGAAtacttttttggatgcagaagagcgatgtttattttcataacactgcatgttactttacggacaggtgatttggacatatttgtaacctatgtaatgtaaggtggcacgtatctgggttctgttctgaaatatatgtttcgtttaacctacaaccactaaaatgtaactgtgccaatactttttggtgcgattgtatgtGTGAAACCCAGATATTCTGTGTCTTAgtgtatttttattattgttaagcTTCATATTAGAATATTCTTTTCTATGGTGGCAGAAATGTTAGTGTAAGGCCTCCAAAGGCCATCAACTTCTTTCACAATGTCAGAGGGACCTGCTTTTTTTCTGCGGAAGAGTGTTATATAGACTTATACCACAGGCTGAGGAACGCCTCTCATGCATTTCAGActctttaaatatattaacaagttTCCTTTTTCTATTCTGGAAAGTttattgcaactttttttttacttcttttcagGTTTTGTCTTTGTTCAGTCTCAGTTCGCTTTGCACTTCTTTCCTGATAGCTTTCATTCTGATGAACGTGTGTCGCCTTATGAAACACATTACAGCAAATTCCTCCATTCCTAGATGCTTCTCAGTTATAATGTCCTTTACATTACAAAGACTTTTGGGTTACGATCAATGAAATTAGCGTGGAATTGTTGAAAATCTCTTCTCATTCTCAGAGTGAATTCCATAAATCTTTCAGTTGGCTTCATTAAAAATCCTCTTGAAATTGCCTGAAACATTTACGTAATCAGTTAgtttatcacacaaatgtgccgaTTCGGTGTTCTTGCGTTTAACTCTATGAGTAACATATCCAGCAATCATCCCTAGCTGCTCAACATTTTCCTTCAACTCTAGAACATTTTCCTCTTCATATTCAGAACAATTCTCAAAAATCTCTCCCACCTTTGAAACAATCTCTTCAACTTCCTTGTTGTCGCATTCACACTCCTATAGACAATAAGTGTCTTGCTTCTCAGAAGATGGTGACCGGTTCTACAGTCGTACCTCGAGTTTCCGCCAATACATTAGCACTTAAGgtatcaaattctttttcattcttgcATGTACTATAACACACGGCATGGACATTACGGTTGATAGTCAGAAAAAGAGCCCTGAAtcgttttttgaaaatattttaatttcagtaactcGGCTCTATATCGAGAGAGGCGATCCTGTAAATCTACATTCTTTTACCTAAggtcttttatttctgtttccagTTACTGTAAGCACGAACTGTCACATTCACAGCAGGGTTTCTGATTGTTAGTGTAAGCACGAACTGTCACATTCACAATAAGGTTTGTTTTCGCGGTTAACGGTTTTTCTAGtagtaatttcttcattagttggtAATATGTTTACCTCTGAAATGTCTTCTGCTTCTTTACCGTAGCTTCGTTTTTGGGCCCAAATATTTCTCTCATTATGAGGCTCGTTACTACACCCTAGATCACCACCGGAGGATGGTAGATTTAAAGTTGGAAGAGCATCAGTCTTCTGCCTGCGTTTCGAAGGCGTATTCAACAGTTAACTTTCCAGATTCCTTTCACAGTCCGAATCAGTAAACTGTATTGAGCAGACACGATCATTTTCATCTGTAAACGAATCTGTACGTTTACAAGCATTTATCCAATTTTTCGTCTCATTCTTTTCAGGACGCGCAGCAAATCATTACAGTTCACTTGGAAACCTACTCTAAAAAATCCCTAAATACCCGATAACTGCGGAGTAACTCTTTACTCAGTCGGCAGTCACTGATAAAAATCCACTATGCCGTAAACAACATTGTTTTCGCTCGTAAACGCAATAACAACACAATGTGTTATGATAACTGCACGCTGGTTGAGTTCAGCGGTGGGACTTGCTACTGCACGTACACCTCGCCATCCCTGCCGTGTATTCTAGAATCCGGAGTAGTGCCTAATGGCAATGTGTAAACCTCCGTCGCCCACCTCCTCAATTCCCCAATGGTGCTACTGCCACTTACCCCGTGGCGAACCCCTGATAGCAGCGTTCAGAAATCATAGGTGGAATTAGCAGTGAGAACGAAAGTAGGAGCCGGGCCTGGCATCATGTTCAGGTATAGGCAGTGGGGGGACACATTATTGCTATTGGCAGTTCACACGGCCAAGTGGCAATATTGCCTGTTGTGGTGTAGGGTAAACCAGTCTAAACCAGTCTCTATGACTAGCCTacccaataataaataaataaaataaaaaataaggcaATAACATGTATGTCATATCCGCATGAATACATTTTTTACAGCtgctagtaataatagtaataataataatgtcgtacaGCTCAACAGCGTAGTGCAAGACTTTCCACTCTATGGCACTTCAGGGTCTTGCATTCGTTGAGTCGGGAACATCCGGTGCGTCCCTGTGGTCATCTATCCAAGTACTGCTTAACTCCGGTGATTAGCGAGGAATGGTGTATCCAAAGTGGCAATGCCGTTGCCCAGTTACTAGTTATAGCCCTGGCACTCTATGAAGGTATACTGTACCCCCACTCATTACTACTTGAAATATTTCTAAATGATGGCAACACTTCGTTATTTGAGATCCCTGTTAATATTTGTCCGGGTAGGACATATACGACAGCAGGTCCAAACTTGTTTGAAACGGTTATGGACCTCACTAGTAGCATTGCTTGGATATCACATTCCCCACTATTTCGTtggtttttttttacatttccgtTTTCACGAAGTTTTTGTGGTGTTTCGATAATAATATTactataatagtagtagtagtggtagtagtaggcCTAATAGTTGTAAGTTATGCAGGTCCAGCTTGTCAGCAACAGGTTTTTTATATTATCCATCAGAACGgctgaaaaaatagtgaaaaaattatcGGGCGAGGAGATTGTCAGGATAGTTTACTGTGTAGATGAAAGTAATGTTGAAGGAGAAGACAAATGTGTAGGCAATGAAATAGGTGAATATGAGGGCAGTGATGATGATCACGTTGAAGACTATGGTAGTGGATGAGGACAGATTTTTTGGGAAAAGAATCTCAAGTTGCACACCTACAAACCATCTACAAAGATAAAACTGCAAGAGTAGAAACCTGTGTTGTTTGCCCCTGGAAGACAACAGTTAAAaaagtgtgaaaaacgtaacaaatTTATTTGCAACACGCATAAACTATCTTTGTGTCCTGATTTTATGTAAATTATCATATTAAAACATATTTCACTAAGCACAGGATTGTTAACAATAATCTTATAACAACTAAACACGAATTTCCACCATTTAAACAGttagtttaattattttaataattaaaatatacaGTTATCAAGTATGTTGTTCACAGGTAATGCATACAGATATAGTAAAATAGATCGTGCACtacaaaacggcgctatccaaaattgGTGCAGAGGCAAACTCTGGTACATCACAggccataaatgacaggggtgaaagacggctgcagagatgtgtacgggcgtatagacgtgcaactgttgaccaacggatcgcccagatgagccaaggggctaccaacagtgtctcctcaacgatcgttcagaacgagtgtgtcagcactaccaacagagacatccagatcTGCAACGTGGTGTTTGATTTTAATCCATTGAgtacctcaaatgagagtgtccgcacgttccatcacTGCGGCCGGCTGGCTCGTGGGACAGGTTTCCGcgaacttgttgcgatgatgaaagacacctcgcccaacggctTACCgttgttttgttcactgccatccCCCTGTAGACGTTTTGCTAGCGCCTATGGCTAgctgcgatgctctcgttttcctcgaaaaggaattcaatgacagctctttgcctGAACGCAACCCCATTACACACCCaattctgaaggctacgtataacacggccacctaccggaacttcatAAAGTGGGAATagtccacgacgtcccacaacaaattctgcattttttcaatcgaaattggccgagaaaaaaaatgtgttgttttacttattgaatgtacgagggtcactccaaaagaaatgcacactattatttttaaaatccatcttttattctacatgtttgaaagttttacagtgtgtagatacatcctttaggaacaatattttcaattctccacataatttccatccctctcaactgccttacgccacctggaaccagtgcctgtatactcgcacggtaaaattctgcaccaacctgttggagccactgtttgacagcgtgcccaagggagtcatcatctttaaaccttgttccacaaagagagtctttcagttttccaaagagatgatagtcacatggagccaggtcaggactgtaaggtgggtgtttcagtgttgtacatccgagttttgtgatcgcttccatggttttttgagtggcatgtggccgtgcattgtcatgcaacagcaaaacatcctgcttttgccgatgtggtcgaacacgactcagtcgagcttgaagattcttcagtgtcgtcacatatgcatcagaatttatggttgttccacttggcatgatgtccacaaggaaGAGTCCTTCGTAATCGAAAAACActgcagccataacttttccagcagaaggtgtggttttgaattttttttccttgagtgaatttgcatgatgccactccatagattgcctcttcatctctggtgataaatgatggagccacgtttcatcacctgtcacaatacttccaagaaattcatctccaccattctcgtactgttccaaaagttcgctgcataccgttttccttgtttctttgtgagccactgtcaacatcctgggaacccacctggcacaaaccttttctaacgccaacactttcactattctgcaaacacttccttcccctatcccagcgtagcgttacaattcgttcactgtgatgagtctgtcagcaatcaccaattcgttagctctctgcacattgtctggattgtgtgcagtacgaggcctgccgctgcgaggacaatcctcaatattgccttgCCCGccttcgtcacgtaacctgcttgcccaccgactaactgtactgcaatcgacagcagcattcCCTTACACCTAaacctcttgtggatatttcccactgtctcgttttcacagtacaggaattcta
This DNA window, taken from Schistocerca piceifrons isolate TAMUIC-IGC-003096 chromosome 4, iqSchPice1.1, whole genome shotgun sequence, encodes the following:
- the LOC124796034 gene encoding uncharacterized protein LOC124796034, translating into MGPKKKKHSVALRERVVLLHSQGRSYRQIGAEASVSYTTVRAIIHKYKETGTTVNKCRPGRLKVLTTRERPRIITLARKEPATSAATIAEVVQVTSDKTVNVQTIRNGLNEADMHRHSPRKKPYISEINPQKRLQLVKDYISKPMEFWNTLIFSGESKFSVIGFYSRKKDWRKPNTHLDIKHMHPTVKHGEGGI